The following are encoded in a window of Panicum virgatum strain AP13 chromosome 5N, P.virgatum_v5, whole genome shotgun sequence genomic DNA:
- the LOC120672536 gene encoding N-terminal acetyltransferase A complex auxiliary subunit NAA15-like encodes MGSSLPPKEANLFKVIVKSYETKQYKKGLKAADSILKKFPEHGETLSMKGLTLNCMDRKSEAYELVRRGLKNDLKSHVCWHVYGLLYRSDREYREAIKCYRNALRIDPDNIEILRDLSLLQAQMRDLSGFVETRQQLLSLKPNHRMNWIGFAVAHHLNSNSSKAIEVLEAYEGTLEDDYPPDNERYEHSEMLLYKISLFEECGMLDRALEEMQKKESKIVDKLSFKEQMASILFKLGRFDESESIYRSLLFMNPDNYKYFIAVQKCLGLYSDNGQYSANDVERLSALYNSLKEKYAWSSAVKRIPLDFLEGEKFQEAADSYVRPLLTKGVPSLFSDLSPLYEHPGKANILEQLFLKIEDSIRTSGCFPGSPQKEPPSTLLWTLFLISQHYDRRGQYEIALNKIDEAISHTPTVIDLYSVKGKISQHAGNFAAAAALADEARSMDLADRYLNSECVMQMLQADQVGLAEKTAVLFTKDGDQHNNLHDMQCMWYELASGESYFRQGDLGRALKNFLAVEKHYADMTEDQFDFHSYCLRKMTLRAYVSMLKFQDRLHAHEYFHKAAAGAIRCYMKLHESPTKSSTEENDEMSKLPPAQRKKLRQKQKKAEARAKREAEEKQEDETSSSNTSKSGKKQNARPVDLDPHGEKLVQIEDPLAEATKYLKLLQNNSSSSLETHILSFELNMRKQKILLAFQAVKQLIKLDENNPDSHRCLIKFFHKINSLPTPGTDSEKLIWNVLEAERPDIRKLHGKSLIEVSRSFLEKHNASLMHRVAAAEMMHLLEPDKKMEAIKLIEDSTNNASSGNNVLGPVNEWQIQDCIDVHKLLETVFGDQDIANRWKTRCAEYFPYSTYFEGVKSAITAYVVDHNLENSPENGIALNPQLKSNKGEAGTLNGTVHIVDDLSSLSIR; translated from the exons ATGGGGTCGTCGCTCCCGCCCAAGGAGGCCAACCTCTTCAAAGTCATCGTC AAATCCTATGAGACTAAGCAATATAAGAAAGGGCTTAAGGCTGCAGAttctatattaaaaaaattcccAGAGCATGGCG AAACACTATCAATGAAGGGTTTGACACTAAACTGCATGGACCGTAAATCTGAAGCATATGAACTTGTTCGACGTGGTCTGAAG aatgATCTGAAGAGTCATGTCTGCTGGCATGTCTACGGATTACTTTACCGATCAGACAGAGAATACAGAGAAGCTATAAAATGTTACAGAAATGCTTTGAGGATTGATCCAGATAACATAGAAATTCTTCGTGACTTGTCACTTCTCCAG GCACAAATGAGGGACTTGTCTGGTTTTGTTGAGACTAGGCAACAACTTTTGTCTTTGAAGCCAAATCACCGCATGAACTGGATTGGTTTTGCGGTTGCTCATCATTTGAATTCCAA TTCATCTAAGGCAATAGAAGTATTGGAGGCATATGAGGGGACACTGGAGGATGATTATCCTCCAGACAACGAGCGATATGAACACAGTGAAATGCTTCTGTATAAG ATATCATTGTTTGAGGAATGTGGGATGCTAGACAGAGCACTTGAGGAAATGCAGAAGAAGGAGAGCAAGATT GTTGACAAGCTATCATTTAAAGAACAAATGGCATCCATTTTGTTCAAACTTGGCCGCTTTGATGAATCTGAGAGCATTTATAGATCACTGCTTTTCATGAACCCTGATAACTACAA ATACTTCATAGCTGTGCAAAAGTGCCTTGGCCTATACTCTGATAATGGTCAATATTCTGCTAATGATGTTGAGCGCTTAAGTGCATTATACAACTCACTTAAAGAAAAGTATGCTTGGTCATCTGCTGTTAAG CGCATTCCTCTTGATTTCCTGGAAGGTGAGAAGTTCCAGGAGGCAGCAGACAGTTATGTCAGACCTCTATTAACTAAG GGTGTACCTTCACTGTTTTCTGATTTAAGCCCACTGTACGAGCATCCTGGCAAG GCAAACATATTGGAGCAGTTATTTCTTAAAATAGAAGATTCCATTAGGACTTCTGGATGCTTTCCTGGAAG CCCACAGAAGGAGCCTCCTTCCACACTATTGTGGACTTTGTTTTTGATTTCCCAG CACTATGACAGAAGAGGCCAGTATGAGATTGCTTTAaataaaattgatgaggctATATCACATACACCAACTGTCATCGATTTATATTCAGTCAAG GGAAAGATATCGCAGCATGCTGGTAATtttgcagcagcagccgcattAGCAGATGAAGCTAGGTCCATGGATCTTGCTGATCGCTATTTAAACAGCGAGTGTGTTATGCAGATGCTTCAGGCTGACCAG GTTGGGCTGGCGGAGAAGACTGCCGTCTTGTTTACCAAAGATGGTGATCAACACAATAATCTTCATGACATGCAGTGCATGTG GTATGAACTTGCTTCTGGTGAGAGTTATTTCCGTCAAGGTGATCTCGGCAGGGCCCTAAAAAATTTCTTAGCTGTTGAAAAGCATTATGCTGATATGACTGAAGATCAATTTGACTTCCATTCGTATTGCTTACGGAAAATGACACTTAGAGCATATGTTTCTATGCTAAAGTTTCAAGATCGTTTGCATGCCCATGAATACTTCCACAAGGCGGCTGCTGGAGCTATAAG GTGCTATATGAAACTACATGAATCTCCAACAAAATCTTCTACTGAGGAAAATGATGAGATGTCAAAACTACCACCTGCTCAGAGGAAGAAATTGAGGCAAAAGCAGAAGAAAGCAGAAGCGCGTGCTAAAAGG GAGGCTGAAGAGAAACAGGAGGATGAAacatcatcatccaacacttcaAAATCTGGAAAGAAACAAAATGCAAGACCTGTTGATCTGGATCCACATGGTGAAAAATTAGTTCAG ATTGAGGATCCGCTTGCAGAAGCCACGAAATACTTGAAGCTCCTGCAGAATAACTCGTCAAGCTCATTAGAGACCCATATACTTTCATTTGAGCTCAACATGAGAAAGCAAAAGattttacttgctttccag GCGGTTAAACAGCTCATTAAATTGGATGAGAACAATCCAGACAGTCACCGCTGTTTG ATAAAGTTCTTCCACAAGATAAACAGTCTTCCTACTCCTGGGACTGATTCTGAGAAGCTAATTTGGAATGTCTTGGAAGCCGAACGACCAGACATAAG GAAATTACATGGGAAGTCTCTCATTGAAGTAAGCAGAAGTTTCCTTGAAAAACACAACG CTTCATTGATGCACCgagtagcagctgctgaaatGATGCATCTCTTGGAGCCAGATAAGAAGATGGAGGCAATTAAATTAATTGAAGATTCGACAAACAATGCATCTTCAGG GAATAATGTGCTTGGTCCTGTGAATGAATGGCAAATTCAAGATTGTATTGATGTTCACAAATTGCTGGAGACAGTCTTTGGCGACCAGGATATTGCAAATA GGTGGAAGACACGCTGCGCAGAATATTTTCCTTACTCGACATACTTTGAAGGTGTCAAGAGTGCCATTACAGCCTATGTTGTTGACCATAATCTAGAGAATTCACCAGAAAATGGAATTGCCCTAAATCCTCAGTTAAAATCAAACAAGGGTGAGGCAGGCACTTTGAATGGGACTGTGCATATTGTTGATGATTTGAGCAGCTTAAGCATTCGGTGA
- the LOC120672700 gene encoding uncharacterized protein LOC120672700 isoform X2, which produces MGEPSKELLDLPSEPRPAASFIESLLAGRDQQQQDKEGKRKPEPPTAPLPKSQVLGKVKDFLGEIAKANQKLQLDSQNKPPEEYDIEALTGNEKEYIEMDLLLGVADLHSEQAVEAAEATVNGFQPSGMPFPCSSSDSEDDSDESDEDGGDRPIVSDKGKCKGPDEAVTDPAERKKPNKRQKIVVLN; this is translated from the exons ATGGGAGAACCGAGCAAGGAGCTCCTGGACCTGCCTTCCgaacccaggccggccgcctCCTTCATCG AGTCGCTTCTCGCTGGCAgggaccagcagcagcaggacaaGGAAGGGAAGCGCAAGCCGGAGCCGCCCACTGCCCCGCTTCCCAAAAGTCAAG TTCTTGGGAAAGTGAAGGATTTCTTGGGCGAGATTGCAAAGGCGAACCAGAAGTTGCAGCTCGACTCACAA AACAAGCCTCCTGAGGAATATGATATTGAAGCCCTTACTGGGAACGAGAAGGAGTACATTGAGATG GATTTACTTCTTGGTGTTGCTGATCTTCATTCGGAGCAAGCTGtggaggctgctgaagcaaCAGTGAATGGCTTCCAGCCTTCAGGAATGCCATTTCCTTGCAGCTCATCTGACTcggaagatgatagtgatgagaGTGATGAAGATGGTGGTGACAGACCTATTGTGTCTGACAAAGGTAAATGTAAAGGTCCAGATGAAGCTGTGACAGATCCAGCAGAACGAAAGAAGCCCAACAAAAGACAGAAGATTGTTGTTCTCAACTAG
- the LOC120672699 gene encoding centromere protein C-like: MDAADPLCAISSPRRLLPRTLGPDGPAASPSKAREVLLEAISRARQLKGSKELVEQARMVLKGHGDIQMLYHDDGVKAWGPANGKKDQQGRRPGLDRKRGRFTHMAPESKGVPAVDRSNVLKIKDPNEYYKNLDDLEEAEKEIRRLNGEVVDDITMNFDPVVAPKRLSTLLGRKSLRTFKLIDDADPQDPIEISASQTGTVTGSQLSQDDAHASAAGKNEQFVPSRPDSLAEKDRDDLSYLLTSLQNMDEPDEEEFFRKTLGIGKIRKEKICLRNSIPGDRSQRSNTVGNNSKRVAPPESSLPQSYQSRVSELEKHLFPGDAAKDKSADLQEDDESEGSPDIVMGEQPLVHDSSDVLMTDETFTAIEIDKVNPNLSVKAAEPNMADCAEERQTGGSPLGFSTASEYDRETPNLGVKATEHVLDPEPSLPGHADERQAGVSPLGLYSDTEVAKEKAACSRSNISMEEDNVPIDHPIDMSNNEVEVSSSHHLEGSSAEALIRTSVRNVASDGIDWASHAAEDNIQHLEAVEEDGVIQDKSSHPSEIPLEDVDQANQSQVHGGNNKK, from the exons ATGGACGCCGCCGACCCCCTCTGCGCCATCTCTTCTCCGAGGCGACTCCTTCCCCGGACTCTCGGCCCCGATGGCCCAGCGGCCTCCCCCTCGAAGGCCCGCGAGGTGCTCCTCGAGGCCATCTCCCGCGCCCGACAGCTG AAAGGATCCAAGGAGCTGGTTGAGCAGGCCAGAATGGTGTTGAAAGGACATGGGGATATCCAGATGCTCTACCATGATGATGGAGTGAAAGCCTGGGGCCCTGCAAATGGCAAGAAAGATCAGCAGGGAAGAAGGCCAGGGCTGGATCGCAAACGTGGTCGGTTCACTCACATGGCCCCGGAAAG CAAGGGGGTACCTGCTGTTGATCGCTCTAATGTATTGAAGATTAAGGATCCAAACGAATACTACAAAAACTTGGATGATCTTGAAG AGGCTGAGAAGGAGATAAGACGGCTAAATGGTGAGGTTGTAGATGACATAACAATGAATTTTGATCCTGTAGTAGCACCCAAGAGACTTTCTACTTTGCTGGG GAGAAAATCACTCCGTACTTTCAAGTTGATTGACGATGCTGATCCTCAAGATCCAATTGAGATATCAGCTTCCCAAACAGGAACTGTGACGGGATCTCAGCTCTCGCAAGATGATGCACATGCCTCCGCTGCAGGAAAAAATGAACAGTTTGTTCCTTCAAGACCTG ATTCATTAGCTGAGAAGGATAGAGACGATTTGTCTTATTTACTGACCTCGCTCCAAAATATGGATGAACCTGATGAGGAAGAATTTTTCCGAAAGACCTTAGGGATTGGCAAAATAAGGAAAGAAAAAATTTGTCTTCGTAACTCTATTCCTGGTGATAGATCCCAAAGAAGCAATACTGTAGGGAACAATTCAAAGAGGGTTGCTCCTCCAGAAAGTTCTTTGCCTCAGAGTTACCAGAGTCGAGTTTCAGAGTTGGAGAAACATTTATTTCCTGGTGATGCAGCAAAAGATAAAAGTGCAGATCTACAGGAAGATGATGAATCTGAAGGTTCACCAGATATTGTGATGGGTGAGCAACCATTGGTGCATGATTCCTCTGATGTTTTGATGACTGATGAGACCTTTACTGCAATTGAAATTGATAAGGTAAACCCAAATCTGAGTGTCAAAGCTGCAGAACCCAACATGGCAGACTGTGCAGAAGAAAGGCAAACAGGAGGTTCCCCACTTGGCTTTTCTACTGCAAGTGAATATGATAGGGAGACCCCAAATCTGGGTGTCAAAGCTACAGAACATGTTCTTGATCCGGAACCAAGCTTGCCTGGTCATGCAGATGAAAGGCAAGCGGGAGTTTCCCCACTTGGTTTGTACAGCGATACAGAAGTTGCCAAAGAAAAGGCTGCATGCAGCAGGAGCAATATTTCTATGGAG GAAGACAATGTGCCAATAGACCATCCTATTGATATGTCTAATAATGAAGTGGAAgtttcttcttctcatcatctGGAAGGCAGCTCGGCAGAAGCGTTGATCAGGACATCAGTTAGAAATGTGGCTTCAGATGGTATTGATTGGGCGTCACATGCAGCTGAGGACAACATTCAACATCTA GAAGCGGTCGAAGAGGATGGTGTTATACAAG ATAAGTCAAGTCATCCATCAGAAATACCTCTAGAAGATGTTGATCAAGCGAATCAATCTCAGGTGCATGGTGGAAACAATAAG AAATGA
- the LOC120672700 gene encoding uncharacterized protein LOC120672700 isoform X1: MGEPSKELLDLPSEPRPAASFIGGLPPSLTLFSLASTFNFFSTFWSVELAESLLAGRDQQQQDKEGKRKPEPPTAPLPKSQVLGKVKDFLGEIAKANQKLQLDSQNKPPEEYDIEALTGNEKEYIEMDLLLGVADLHSEQAVEAAEATVNGFQPSGMPFPCSSSDSEDDSDESDEDGGDRPIVSDKGKCKGPDEAVTDPAERKKPNKRQKIVVLN, from the exons ATGGGAGAACCGAGCAAGGAGCTCCTGGACCTGCCTTCCgaacccaggccggccgcctCCTTCATCGGTGGGCTTCCCCCCTCTCTGACCCTCTTCTCTCTGGCCTCGACTTTTAATTTCTTCTCGACGTTTTGGTCCGTGGAACTGGCAGAGTCGCTTCTCGCTGGCAgggaccagcagcagcaggacaaGGAAGGGAAGCGCAAGCCGGAGCCGCCCACTGCCCCGCTTCCCAAAAGTCAAG TTCTTGGGAAAGTGAAGGATTTCTTGGGCGAGATTGCAAAGGCGAACCAGAAGTTGCAGCTCGACTCACAA AACAAGCCTCCTGAGGAATATGATATTGAAGCCCTTACTGGGAACGAGAAGGAGTACATTGAGATG GATTTACTTCTTGGTGTTGCTGATCTTCATTCGGAGCAAGCTGtggaggctgctgaagcaaCAGTGAATGGCTTCCAGCCTTCAGGAATGCCATTTCCTTGCAGCTCATCTGACTcggaagatgatagtgatgagaGTGATGAAGATGGTGGTGACAGACCTATTGTGTCTGACAAAGGTAAATGTAAAGGTCCAGATGAAGCTGTGACAGATCCAGCAGAACGAAAGAAGCCCAACAAAAGACAGAAGATTGTTGTTCTCAACTAG